The Musa acuminata AAA Group cultivar baxijiao chromosome BXJ2-5, Cavendish_Baxijiao_AAA, whole genome shotgun sequence genomic interval CCATCTCTTGCAATCTGGAAGCAGGAGTGTGATAGGATCATTGCTGGCAAGAGTCTTGGAAAATAACAAAGTAGTTAGGTGAAGTGCCTAATTAGTTTGGCAATTTGTTCTATGAACAAAGATAGTTAACTAGAAGAATAAAAGACAAAACAGATTGATTAATTAGCTTTAGCTCTATATGACCCAATATCTGTAACACATTTTTTCACCGAATAAATGAACAGACTCTATTTGTGCTACTCGCAGCTGGGAAAATTTTTCACTCCAGGGTGTTACTGTAAACACTGTTGTAGTTCCTTCACTTCGTTCACTGATATATTTTACTGTAATGTTGCCTTTAATCGAAGATTGAGATTGACCTAAAATATATTCAAAATGCTGTAAGCAACAAAATAAAATTTAGGTGTTGGGCAAGAAAGCACAAAGTGAAGTGTAGCTCATTATCATGATATTTTGTATTTCTTGAATCGTAAGAATCATGATTTTTGGCCAAGCTTCTATACTCTATGGAACATGACCAGGTTTATGATTAGATGATTTTGAGTTCATTATTGAAGAAATAGTCCTCTTATGAACTACATTGTGTTTCTAATATGATAGAAACCAATCGACATGTGGCATACTTTTGTTTACTGGAAAATGTTTTTTACACGTGTCCTAGGCAACCCATCTCAGAACAAGTAGTGGTCAGATTTCCTTAGGATGATAGAATGCATGCAAAATGCCTGAGAGAGACAGTAATCAACCAAAAAAGGATATGTTTAAGGCAGAAACTGGAGAGAAGCTAATGCATTGGTCATTTCCTTGATTGGGAAATATTTTGAAGGCCCTCATATGCTTCCCTTACTTTTAATTATTCATAGAATTGTTCCATTTGGCAAAAATTATACCTTGCCAACTTTATTTTGGTCTACAGGTTAATAAATCCAGTGGTAGTTGCTCCAACAGTGGCTGTAGTAGGGTTGGCCTTCTTCAGCTATGGTTTTCCTCAAGCTGGGAGTTGCGTGGAAATAAGCATTCCCTTAATTTTATTGGTTCTAATTTTCACTTTGGTAAGGAATTTGCAAGCAGTATCTCGGGATTTTGTTTTGCAAGCATTGAGCTTTGCCTCCCAATGTGTCTATTTTGCTGCTTAAATGTGCAAGAAATCTTATTAGTCAATCTTCTTTCTTTACTCCTTTAAGTAGACATGTTTGCTTCTAGAGAATGATCATAATTGTTTTGTCATTCTTGCCTAATTGCAGTATCTCAGAAGAATATCCTTATTTGGGAATCGTATATTCTTAATTTATGCGGTATAAATCTCTTCATGATGTATTttatacttcttctttttttctctaatTTGTTGTTATATATAACTTTTGCAAACATAATAACACAGAGTTGTTGCTTCTTTTATTGTTAGGTTCCGCTCAGCGTTGCCATTGTGTGGGCATATGCATTCTTTCTGACAGCAGGTGGGGCTTATAACTATAAGGGTTGCAGCTCAAATATACCAAGTTCAAACATCTTATCAGATAGGTGTAGAAGACATGAAATTACTATGAAGCGTTGTCGAACTGATGTTTCTAATGCCTGGAGGGCTGCTGCTTGGGTCAGGGTTCCTTATCCATTCCAGTGGGGCTTTCCCACCTTCCATTTCAGAACATCACTTATCATGGTCATAGTATCACTGGTTGCATCAGTTGACTCGGTGAGTGGCTTTTCTGTATGGTTAATTGAACTGGGAGAACTTAAATGTTATTGAAGGAATTAAGCACACTCAAGCACTGACTACATGGCAGTTGTATGATTATAACAAATTGATTACGACTAACTAATTCCTTTTCTATTTAGAAAATCTTAAGCgtcttttcaatataaatttgtgCATGTGTTCCCATTCATTTTTTTGTGGCAACTCACTATAGTAGTCAAGATATTGCTCTCTGTATATCCGTGCATCATCAAGCCTTTGCACCATGAAAAGGCTTTTATGTGGCTTCATGCTATTAATTTCTGAAAAATTTAGAGTGCCTTGCACTTTCAGTAGGTACTTCTGGCTTATCTTTTGTCATCTAAACGCTAGATTATCCTCTTCCCCGTTGTGAAAGCTGAGGTTTAACTTTGTGGTTTGTTTGACTTGACTATTTATGATGTGTTTGTAAGAGGAAAAATGATCCAGAAAAAGGCTTCTTCTGCTTTGTAACATTTCTTTAAATCAACTCATCCAGGTCGGGACATACCATGCTACATCCTTGCTAGTGAACTTGAGTCCTCCAACACCTGGAGTTGTTAGCAGGGGAATAGGCTTGGAAGGGTTTGCAAGTATATTGGCTGGACTCTGGGGTACTGGAACTGGATCGACAACAATAACCGAGAATATACATACCATTGACGTCACTAGGGTAGCAAGCAGAAAGGCCCTGGAGTTTGGAGCATCATTACTAATTCTCTTCTCATTTGTAGGTAAGCTACTTCCTGCTATAAAGTAATCTTGATGTGCAAATGAAATTACTCTCATTTTCTTTTCCATCCTATGCACTTATTATTTCTTGCCAATATTCTCATATTTCACTTTCTTTTCAGGAAAGATTGGTGCTCTCCTTGCTTCCATTCCACTTGCGCTGGCTGCTTCTGTTCTTTGCTTCACATGGGCATTAATAGTGGCACTCGGTCTTTCTACTTTACAGTATACTCAAACTGCAAGTTCAAGGAATATAATTATTGTTGGATTTACTTTATTCATCTCTTTTTCAATTCCTGCATATTTTCAACAGTATGAACCCAATTCCAGCCTCATTCTACCAAGCTATCTTGTGCCTTATGGGGCAGCTTCAAATGGACCAGTCCATACTAGCAGTGAAGGGGTAAGGCTTTGGCATGCTTACCTGTAATTTGCCTTTTTTTTGTGGCCTACCAAAGACTCTCTGCAGAGATTATTACATGAATGGATGACAACATTACATTAGTTGCCAACTCAATTCTCTAGAATCTGCTAACCTGTAAGTAAATATGTTGTTTGTATGCTAACCTGTAAGTAAATACGTCTCTAAAAGTCCAGTACTTTTCTGTTTGGTCAGTTATTTATAAAGCACCAACGAGATGGCATGAAATATAAGAAAGATTAAAGGGATTATTATGCTAATTTATAACTAGATACTCcacctttttaattttttttctttcagttcTATTTCTAACTTATTTCCTAATGTTTGCAGTTCAATTTTGCACTGAATGGTCTTTTATCACTTAACATGGTGGTGGCATTCCTTGTGGCATTTATACTCGACAACACGGTTCCTGGTAGCAGACAGGAAAGAGGGGTATATATATGGTCAGATAGTAAGAGACTAGACACTGATTCATCTTCTCTTGAACCCTATTCTTTGCCTGCAAAAGTTAGACGCTACTTCTGGTGGGCTAAATGGGTTGGTTTGTGATCTGACACCCGTGAAGTCTCATCAACCTACCAAGCTCAGCCCAGCCATGTCAACCCCTCTTGTGACATATTCTTGCTGTTTGATCATCATAGAATATGCTGGAATCATTATATAAATTTTAGTTATTCCTATACCCAGTCACAAGTAAGCTGAGGGTGGACTTGGGAGTCTTGTTTTGTTCACTCTCCTTTGATACTACCTCATTTGAGGATCTGCCGGGTCTGAGCTAGAATAACAAGGTGCTCCAAATTCAGTTGCCAATAGGAGAATGCAGCTATTGTTCTATCAGTTATTTATAAGGTGGCTGCTATTTTGCCCACCAATGATTTGTTGTGTATGTTACCTTATAGATTTAGACATCCACTATTGAGGGGGATGAGAAAAGAAAAGATACCAGGATGTAAAAGTTTTCAGAAtgatgattgagatgtgtttttgCACACTAACATGACAGTTGTGTTCATTTATcttccagaaaaaaaaaagccaGGTTGCTTCTTGCTGTTAAATAAACATATATGGGGGGAGACAGGAAATGGTGCATTAAATGTAATATAAAGAATGACATATTGCAAAGCTTCACTGTATTTTCTTTTCTAAAAaacataaatttatttcttttaaggtTCTATAACAATAAATCTCTTGCTTGTTAAAAATAAAGGAGTATAGGCCTAAAGGTCAATAGAACTTAAAACTTGTTGATTCTAGTAAAATTTGCTAACCAGTtagcacactctctctctctctctctctctctctctctctctctctctctctatatatatatatatatatatatatatatatatatatactcgatATAATATTCAatgaaatattataaaatatgcatGACATCTCTTGTTATATTGAGTAATTCTAAGGATGGATCCACCTTTGTAATAACGATGCAAATGATTATTTCTTAATCTATCTGATGATAAGTTTAATCACTCCAAAGCGATTTGGATACATTCCATGATTGTCACCATCTCACTCAATCTTCATCCGAATAAAAAAAATCCTCCTGCAGCCAAACAAATATCATTATTAGTGATACGGTATATGTTAAGCCTAGCCACATCACCACCAATGCCCCATCACGCCATAGCCAGGTTAGCAGGAGAACTCTCCCACGTGCTAGTCAAGACTCATACCAAGGCATTCCTTGGTACGTCccatcccggaaagctcgggacggcGCCGTATGGTGCCGCCCCCCCCCTCTCCCCGAGGATCGATCGCCACGCAAAACCCGCGTACAGCCAACCCTTGTATAGTAGTATAAGAACCCCTGGCCAGCATCTGGCCAGGGGGAGCTGAAAAATAGGAACCAAACGCTAACTTACTTGTCGAGGGGCCACAGTCGGTAACCACCTGACGGGGGCCTTCTGTGTAGGAAAGCAGTTACGCTTGAGGCGAGATCATCCCAATCGAGAGAGGTGTTTTTCCTCTTGACGCACCAACTAGCATCCCGACGGAGAGACGTCAATCAATATTCCAGTGCCGACGCCCCGTCCTAAGGGCATGACCGACCTCGACAGATAGCTCAACCGATCGAAGACTCCCAACATCGGCCCGtagaccaggccgtgctgactcatcagccacgatgCATTAGTTCCTCAACATttttgacgctagaaggagggccatgttgTAGGAGCATCCCACAGGAGCTCTTCCCAAGGGAGAACTACCAACCGGTCACCCCCTTACCGAACTCAGAGATCAGCCACCCCCCATCCTTAGAGACGGAGGAATCCCAGCCCCGACGCCAGATCACTACTGGCGCCTGTTTAACGATCCAGGGTTTTCTCCCCCTGGACACACCATGGGACCCTCGGTCATTTCGCTTGAGGCGTTCCTCGGCCTGACCAAGCAGGTATAGGGCTTGGCAGGAATGATGCAGACGATCATCTCGCTCATACCACAGATCGTGCAACTCGCAACTCCCCCAACCGACCCGACATAGCAAAGGCCAAGCGAGGAGCAACTTGGGACGGCAGAAACCCGAGAACAAACAGCAAACCTGAGAGGACTACCTGAGCAGAGCACGCCCGCACCCTACCGGATTGCTCCGCCCCACCCCGAGCCAAACACCATATCGTCCGACTTGGCAGACAACTCATTCAGGATCCAGTTGTCCTGGGTCAACCGACGCTTGGATGAGTTCCAGCGTGAATTCCAGAAGTTACAGGGCAATATAGGCGAAGGCAGCTCGGATGGATCCCCCTTTACTCAGGAGATACAAGACAAGCCTGTGCCACTCAACTTCAGGCTATTGACATTGGAAACGTACGATGGCGACTCCGACCCCACAGAGCATGTCATCGTATTtcaggctcagatggccctctatggcacctccgatgccctaggcattcccgaccaccttcCGAGGACTGGCACTAGCATGGTTCAGCCGACTGCACCTGTACTCGATCTCATCCTTTGAATAGCTTGCAAGGGAATTGGAGCAAAACTTCCTAGACAGTGTGCAGCCCAAGCCTTCCATTGCCACCCTACTCGCGTTATCTCAACACGAGGGCGAACTGCTCTCCCAATTCGTGGCATGCTTTGTCGCTGAAATCCG includes:
- the LOC135612494 gene encoding nucleobase-ascorbate transporter 11-like isoform X2; protein product: MDPSGSSSEGPGGKPPARPQKPGPWPPRIEPFFANKDHNPWELMSWARRTGFNPNHSGETASVVSDRDAADEQNSARGLDLERGIRRRGDGVPRKPEIEPVAGRGRTNRGVEIGPMVPGPGAGPAARSEKEKRKVGVEPPAVGLKDERREAGEETPLRIKSDGPEGNGHGNGAAAISLVKADEDSRKEAGKDEREVGKDEREVEIDFFSDGQDPEDLSGYKPPSGFRAGVTENPGLVPLIFYGIQHYLSLAGSLVFIPLIMVPTMGGTDEETATVISTMLLVSGITTIMHSYFGSRLPLVQGSSFVYLAPALVIINSEEFRNLSENKFKHIMRELQGAILVGSVFQAVLGYSGLMSLLLRLINPVVVAPTVAVVGLAFFSYGFPQAGSCVEISIPLILLVLIFTLVPLSVAIVWAYAFFLTAGGAYNYKGCSSNIPSSNILSDRCRRHEITMKRCRTDVSNAWRAAAWVRVPYPFQWGFPTFHFRTSLIMVIVSLVASVDSVGTYHATSLLVNLSPPTPGVVSRGIGLEGFASILAGLWGTGTGSTTITENIHTIDVTRVASRKALEFGASLLILFSFVGKIGALLASIPLALAASVLCFTWALIVALGLSTLQYTQTASSRNIIIVGFTLFISFSIPAYFQQYEPNSSLILPSYLVPYGAASNGPVHTSSEGFNFALNGLLSLNMVVAFLVAFILDNTVPGSRQERGVYIWSDSKRLDTDSSSLEPYSLPAKVRRYFWWAKWVGL
- the LOC135612494 gene encoding nucleobase-ascorbate transporter 11-like isoform X1, with the translated sequence MDPSGSSSEGPGGKPPARPQKPGPWPPRIEPFFANKDHNPWELMSWARRTGFNPNHSGETASVVSDRDAADEQNSARGLDLERGIRRRGDGVPRKPEIEPVAGRGRTNRGVEIGPMVPGPGAGPAARSEKEKRKVGVEPPAVGLKDERREAGEETPLRIKSDGPEGNGHGNGAAAISLVKADEDSRKEAGKDEREVGKDEREVEIDFFSDGQDPEDLSGYKPPSGFRAGVTENPGLVPLIFYGIQHYLSLAGSLVFIPLIMVPTMGGTDEETATVISTMLLVSGITTIMHSYFGSRLPLVQGSSFVYLAPALVIINSEEFRNLSENKFKHIMRELQGAILVGSVFQAVLGYSGLMSLLLRLINPVVVAPTVAVVGLAFFSYGFPQAGSCVEISIPLILLVLIFTLYLRRISLFGNRIFLIYAVPLSVAIVWAYAFFLTAGGAYNYKGCSSNIPSSNILSDRCRRHEITMKRCRTDVSNAWRAAAWVRVPYPFQWGFPTFHFRTSLIMVIVSLVASVDSVGTYHATSLLVNLSPPTPGVVSRGIGLEGFASILAGLWGTGTGSTTITENIHTIDVTRVASRKALEFGASLLILFSFVGKIGALLASIPLALAASVLCFTWALIVALGLSTLQYTQTASSRNIIIVGFTLFISFSIPAYFQQYEPNSSLILPSYLVPYGAASNGPVHTSSEGFNFALNGLLSLNMVVAFLVAFILDNTVPGSRQERGVYIWSDSKRLDTDSSSLEPYSLPAKVRRYFWWAKWVGL